Proteins from one Salaquimonas pukyongi genomic window:
- the accD gene encoding acetyl-CoA carboxylase, carboxyltransferase subunit beta — MNWITNYVRPKLNSFLQRKEMPENLWIKCPQTGEMIFHKDLEANMGVIPTSGYHMKIPARQRLSYFFDDGAFELLPLPQVAQDPLKFRDQRRYTDRLRDNRAKTGLEDSIINAVGKLHGMQITVCIHDFAFMGGSLGIAAGEAIIRAFEKAIELKSPLVLFAASGGARMQEGILSLMQLPRTVVMVERLKEAGLPYIVVLTNPTTGGVSASYAMLGDIHIAEPGAEIGFAGKRVIEQTIRERLPDDFQTSEYLLEHGMVDMVVPRKELRDTIANLLHILMKQPGFERTDIEEDLPPLLAHAKEQELSDEDEAIAAVEAHAEEVPADEPVESSAEVAGEAADTAEDGKPA; from the coding sequence ATGAACTGGATTACCAACTACGTCAGGCCCAAGCTCAACTCCTTCCTGCAACGCAAGGAGATGCCCGAGAATTTGTGGATCAAGTGTCCACAAACCGGGGAGATGATTTTCCACAAGGATCTGGAAGCCAATATGGGTGTCATCCCCACATCCGGCTACCACATGAAAATCCCGGCCAGGCAGCGGCTTTCCTATTTCTTCGATGATGGTGCATTTGAGTTGCTTCCCCTGCCGCAAGTGGCGCAGGACCCGCTGAAATTCCGTGACCAGCGCAGATATACCGACCGCCTGCGCGACAACCGTGCCAAGACCGGGCTTGAAGATTCCATCATCAACGCTGTTGGAAAGCTGCACGGCATGCAGATAACGGTCTGCATTCACGACTTTGCTTTCATGGGCGGTTCACTGGGGATTGCTGCCGGTGAGGCGATCATTCGCGCGTTTGAAAAGGCCATAGAACTGAAATCACCCCTGGTTCTTTTTGCCGCCTCCGGCGGCGCGCGCATGCAGGAAGGCATTTTGTCACTGATGCAGCTTCCGCGTACCGTGGTCATGGTCGAGCGTTTGAAGGAAGCGGGCCTTCCCTACATCGTCGTGCTGACCAACCCGACCACGGGCGGTGTGTCTGCTTCCTATGCCATGCTGGGGGACATCCATATCGCGGAGCCGGGCGCCGAAATCGGCTTTGCCGGCAAGCGGGTGATTGAACAAACCATCCGAGAACGCCTGCCCGATGATTTCCAGACCTCCGAATACCTGCTTGAGCACGGCATGGTGGACATGGTGGTGCCGCGCAAGGAGTTGCGGGATACCATCGCCAACCTGCTGCATATCCTCATGAAACAGCCCGGCTTCGAACGCACCGATATAGAAGAGGACCTGCCACCGCTTCTTGCCCATGCCAAGGAGCAGGAATTATCGGATGAAGATGAAGCCATCGCCGCCGTGGAAGCGCACGCGGAAGAAGTGCCGGCAGATGAACCGGTTGAATCGTCTGCAGAAGTAGCCGGTGAGGCGGCCGACACTGCGGAAGATGGCAAGCCGGCTTAA
- the trxA gene encoding thioredoxin has product MATVKVDNSNFQTEVMESDVPTVVDFWAEWCGPCKMIGPSLEELSDEMAGDVKITKLNIDENPDLAAQFGVRSIPTLLLFKNGEPAGMQVGAKPKSALADWIKSAS; this is encoded by the coding sequence ATGGCAACCGTTAAGGTGGACAACAGCAATTTTCAAACCGAGGTGATGGAGTCCGATGTTCCAACCGTCGTCGATTTCTGGGCCGAATGGTGCGGCCCCTGCAAGATGATCGGCCCGAGCCTTGAGGAGCTTTCCGACGAGATGGCTGGCGATGTGAAGATCACCAAGCTGAATATCGATGAAAATCCCGACCTGGCAGCCCAGTTCGGCGTTCGATCCATTCCCACGCTGCTGCTGTTCAAGAATGGCGAACCTGCCGGCATGCAGGTCGGTGCAAAACCGAAGAGCGCGCTGGCCGACTGGATCAAATCGGCGAGCTAG
- a CDS encoding leucine zipper domain-containing protein: MNIHKNARLTPKGREILIERLERGEHPREVSCAMGVSIRTVYKWRQRYRLHGRAGLDDRSSRPFSSPSRTPASVETRVVALRRDKRIYDRIAAETGLSRATAARILVRHGLNR; this comes from the coding sequence ATGAACATCCACAAGAATGCCCGTTTGACGCCGAAAGGTCGAGAGATATTGATCGAGCGCCTTGAGCGCGGAGAACATCCTCGCGAGGTGTCCTGCGCGATGGGGGTGAGCATACGCACAGTCTACAAATGGCGGCAGCGTTACCGCCTGCATGGCCGTGCTGGTCTTGACGACCGTTCCTCACGCCCGTTTTCCAGCCCGTCCCGCACGCCGGCCAGCGTCGAGACACGGGTCGTGGCGCTACGCCGCGACAAGCGCATTTATGACCGGATTGCCGCCGAGACCGGCCTGTCGCGTGCAACGGCTGCTCGCATCCTTGTGCGCCACGGCCTGAACCGGTAA
- a CDS encoding phosphoribosylanthranilate isomerase has translation MPVEIKICGLSTPEALEASAAAGADLAGFIFFKKSPRNVAPEQAAGLAQFARSIARPLGTVAVTVNEDDTALDAIVAAMAPDFLQLHGRETPDRVADLKQRHGLPVIKAFAIRDESDLEKLVPYEGIADRFLLDAKAPEGSDLPGGNGVSFDWKLLQSLHTQTPWMLSGGLDAENIGEALTISGATAIDVSSGVEMAPGRKDIAKIAAFIKTVRELPPGSADGKIAAAG, from the coding sequence ATGCCTGTCGAGATCAAGATATGCGGTCTTTCCACCCCCGAAGCGCTTGAAGCCAGCGCCGCGGCCGGTGCCGATTTGGCTGGATTTATCTTCTTCAAAAAGAGCCCGCGCAATGTGGCACCTGAACAGGCAGCCGGACTGGCACAATTTGCCCGCAGTATTGCCCGCCCGCTTGGCACCGTGGCAGTGACCGTCAACGAGGACGATACTGCCCTGGATGCAATTGTTGCTGCCATGGCGCCGGATTTTCTGCAACTGCACGGCAGGGAAACGCCGGACAGGGTTGCCGACCTCAAACAGCGCCATGGCCTGCCCGTCATCAAGGCATTTGCCATTCGGGACGAAAGCGATCTTGAAAAGCTGGTGCCTTATGAAGGAATTGCCGACCGGTTTCTGCTCGATGCCAAGGCGCCGGAAGGTTCCGATCTTCCTGGCGGCAATGGCGTTTCCTTCGACTGGAAGCTGCTGCAGTCGCTCCACACACAAACCCCCTGGATGCTTTCGGGCGGGCTCGATGCGGAAAATATTGGTGAAGCACTGACCATATCGGGCGCTACCGCCATCGATGTTTCATCGGGTGTTGAGATGGCCCCCGGACGAAAAGACATTGCAAAGATAGCTGCTTTCATTAAGACCGTGCGGGAATTGCCGCCCGGCAGTGCAGACGGCAAGATCGCCGCCGCCGGATAG
- a CDS encoding bifunctional folylpolyglutamate synthase/dihydrofolate synthase produces the protein MSAESAINRLLEIHPKGFDLSLGRITVLLDKLGNPHLAIPPVFHIAGTNGKGSTAAFLRAILEAAGKSVHVHTSPHLVSWTERYRLGAPGGGSLVSDRELETAVNRVAEANEGKPITVFEIMSAVGFLLFSEHPADYAILEVGLGGRFDATNVIGKPAVSIITPIDFDHMAHLGNTVEKIAFEKAGIIKRDVPVIVAEQQDAALDVICSRAEELNAPVTVARQDFDWYEQAGRLIFQDEGGLLDIPLPRLAGAYQMANAATAIASCRKVLPQLGNTVFEEAMKAVRWPGRFERLPEGRLTKALSEKIPDNSMPEIWIDGGHNPQAAAMLVSELGKLRERDARKCCLLAGMLTTKEPAEYFSAFEGLADFVVTVPVPDSEAGFSPGELAAIAADCGLPAEPAENIQEGLQRCADRVQDEPCRILVCGSLYLIGEVLRQNATPPL, from the coding sequence ATGAGCGCTGAATCCGCGATCAACCGGTTGCTCGAAATCCATCCGAAGGGCTTTGATCTTTCGTTGGGCCGCATAACCGTGCTGCTTGATAAACTGGGCAATCCCCATCTTGCCATTCCGCCCGTATTTCACATCGCCGGCACCAACGGAAAGGGATCGACGGCAGCTTTCCTGCGCGCCATTCTGGAAGCGGCAGGAAAATCTGTGCATGTGCACACGTCACCCCATCTTGTCAGCTGGACGGAGCGCTACAGGCTTGGAGCGCCGGGGGGTGGAAGCCTGGTCAGCGACAGGGAACTTGAAACGGCGGTAAACCGGGTGGCAGAAGCCAATGAGGGAAAACCGATCACGGTCTTTGAAATCATGTCCGCTGTCGGGTTTTTGCTGTTCAGTGAGCATCCCGCTGACTATGCCATCCTCGAAGTTGGCCTGGGCGGCCGTTTCGATGCCACCAATGTGATCGGCAAACCCGCAGTTTCCATCATTACACCCATTGATTTCGACCACATGGCCCATCTGGGTAATACGGTTGAAAAAATCGCATTTGAAAAAGCCGGAATCATCAAGCGCGATGTTCCTGTCATTGTTGCTGAACAGCAGGATGCAGCGCTCGATGTCATCTGCTCGCGGGCAGAGGAGCTGAATGCGCCTGTAACGGTGGCAAGGCAGGACTTTGATTGGTACGAACAGGCTGGTCGGCTGATCTTCCAGGATGAAGGCGGGCTGTTGGATATTCCCCTGCCGCGGCTGGCTGGCGCCTACCAGATGGCCAATGCGGCAACCGCAATCGCTTCCTGCCGCAAAGTTCTTCCCCAGCTCGGAAACACGGTGTTTGAAGAGGCCATGAAGGCCGTTCGGTGGCCGGGCCGGTTCGAGCGTTTGCCGGAAGGGCGCCTTACCAAGGCGCTATCGGAGAAAATTCCGGACAATAGCATGCCGGAGATCTGGATCGATGGTGGCCACAATCCCCAGGCCGCCGCCATGCTGGTTTCCGAACTCGGAAAACTGCGCGAGCGTGATGCAAGGAAGTGTTGCTTGTTGGCTGGCATGCTGACCACCAAGGAGCCTGCGGAATATTTTTCAGCGTTTGAAGGACTTGCGGATTTTGTCGTCACAGTGCCGGTGCCCGACAGTGAGGCAGGGTTTTCCCCGGGGGAGCTGGCTGCCATCGCCGCTGATTGCGGCCTGCCGGCGGAACCGGCAGAAAACATTCAAGAAGGCCTCCAACGGTGCGCCGACAGGGTGCAGGATGAGCCTTGCCGCATTCTTGTCTGCGGGTCGCTCTATCTGATCGGCGAGGTATTAAGGCAGAACGCAACGCCGCCGCTGTGA
- the cutA gene encoding divalent-cation tolerance protein CutA, whose product MIEFHVTYASRVEAAQIAREAVELRLAACVNLLGNVRSIYRWEGAIEDDIETLAVFKTSQTRAGELSDFLEVSHPYDTPAIIRHDNVSANADYARWIEEETKTA is encoded by the coding sequence ATGATCGAGTTCCACGTTACCTATGCATCCAGGGTTGAGGCGGCTCAAATTGCCCGCGAGGCGGTGGAATTGCGCCTTGCTGCCTGTGTCAATCTGCTTGGCAACGTGCGTTCCATCTATCGCTGGGAAGGGGCAATTGAGGATGACATTGAAACCCTTGCCGTGTTCAAGACCTCACAAACAAGGGCCGGCGAACTGAGTGACTTCCTGGAGGTTTCCCACCCCTACGATACGCCTGCAATTATTCGCCATGACAATGTCAGCGCCAATGCAGACTATGCGCGCTGGATCGAGGAAGAAACGAAAACCGCATGA
- the addA gene encoding double-strand break repair helicase AddA produces MTGPAPREEIVSDETASRKNYASAKLSRATDPAHSIWVSANAGSGKTYLLSRRVIRLLLEGSSPSELLCLTFTKAAAAEMSNRVFGILGEWSLMNQAELSREVANLLGHSPTGKEMTRARKLFALSLDTPGGLRIQTIHAFCESLLHQFALEANVPGHFQLLDTPEQTAFIAEARQRVELAAIGQLPPAAHRPQSGALADGFQTMRAHASEEAIEQAVREVLSQAHEFRSWVEQGGGSIKSAMAPLWETENLDRDMDRSTLLEGFLSETVYSKLQLEELAALARAKNSPRYDELADKLEIILSTTDPGVVFDVRRQIFLKDKDTPRPSLVHASFLNNEPVQAELLAKEGLLVKAQYHRLRTFDVLKASQALFTVLEAMLAEYDYLKHSRGRLDFDDLITKTCNLLSREGIGAWVRYKLDYGISHVLVDEAQDTSPLQWKIIEAVTQDFFAGESSHSQTRTLFVVGDEKQSIYSFQGADIREFDQQKRQFRRRVQSAGQKATPEDSLSLSYRSVPEVLSAVDQVFSLPENARGLGETATTRHVANRFSHSGDVIVWDMMVKPKRNEPESWLDDPSEQTGDAELRLAGRIADTIDRWVMRGERLPGHDRPIRCGDVLILVRKRDRFVRAMIRKLKEKGLPTAGADRLKLTEHILTEDLLALGRFAINRIDDLSLAGVLKSPIFDFSEDELFQLAHGRKGRLLYDTLAERAAADPDSRWAPAASQIEWIIGIAGTLSVYGFYARLCAHLDLRRRYVARLGHEVEEILDGFLQAALDHDANSGLGLQAFIETLASAEPEIKREIELESDEVRVITAHSAKGLEKPVVFLVDPGGPAYSASHRPKIAWTEDDAPLWIAKSEHRIGLSDRFFTEAERAAEEEYRRLLYVGMTRAADRLIVCGYTSERHQSAENWHAMVKRGLEAPPLDAKLNGRLEAFDDHGHPAWRWKIDHASSGKAVKPEEDAEKDLSDVTALPVWIAPVRQEPSPPRPLSPSGVLQVLEIGEPSAPVVTGGGDGAMVRGTVIHHLLQILPEIAPDKRTDAVRRYFAASRFRTLTGQLPREMQDKIASDIPALLQNPAMADLFGPNSRAEVEIMGKIVLSGAERTVHGKIDRLSVMEGQVIVADYKSGSQIPESPDAAPLEYLAQMALYREILKPLFPGRKIISRLIWTAGPTIMELDDPLLDHILERLAIGRHPPS; encoded by the coding sequence ATGACCGGCCCTGCTCCCCGGGAGGAAATCGTTTCCGATGAAACAGCCTCGCGGAAAAACTATGCCAGCGCCAAGCTTTCGCGGGCAACCGATCCTGCACACAGTATCTGGGTTTCCGCCAATGCCGGTTCGGGCAAAACCTATCTGCTGTCGCGCCGTGTCATCCGATTGCTGCTGGAGGGCAGCAGTCCGTCCGAACTTCTTTGCCTGACTTTTACCAAGGCCGCCGCCGCGGAAATGTCCAACCGGGTTTTCGGAATACTCGGTGAGTGGAGCCTGATGAACCAGGCAGAGCTTTCACGGGAAGTTGCCAACCTGCTGGGGCACTCTCCCACCGGAAAGGAAATGACCAGGGCACGCAAGCTGTTTGCGCTTTCCCTCGACACGCCTGGCGGTCTGCGCATTCAAACCATTCATGCTTTTTGCGAATCCCTGCTGCATCAGTTCGCCCTGGAAGCAAATGTTCCCGGTCACTTTCAGCTATTGGATACCCCCGAACAGACTGCCTTCATTGCCGAAGCCAGGCAACGGGTCGAACTTGCCGCCATCGGGCAGCTTCCACCTGCAGCCCATCGGCCGCAAAGCGGCGCGCTTGCCGATGGGTTCCAAACCATGCGGGCCCATGCCAGCGAAGAGGCGATTGAACAGGCCGTTCGCGAAGTGCTTTCCCAAGCCCATGAATTCCGAAGCTGGGTGGAACAGGGCGGCGGTTCAATCAAGTCTGCAATGGCACCCCTCTGGGAAACCGAAAATCTCGACCGGGATATGGATCGCTCGACGCTGCTTGAAGGTTTCTTGTCCGAAACGGTGTATAGTAAGCTACAGCTTGAGGAACTTGCGGCGCTGGCCAGGGCAAAAAATTCACCGCGCTATGATGAATTGGCCGACAAGCTGGAAATCATTCTTTCCACCACAGATCCCGGCGTGGTTTTTGATGTCCGCCGGCAAATTTTTCTGAAGGACAAGGACACGCCAAGGCCATCTTTGGTGCACGCCTCGTTCCTGAACAACGAACCGGTTCAGGCAGAGCTGCTGGCGAAGGAAGGCCTGCTCGTCAAGGCGCAGTATCACCGCCTGCGAACCTTTGACGTGCTGAAAGCGAGTCAGGCCCTCTTTACTGTTCTTGAGGCCATGCTGGCCGAATATGATTATCTGAAACACAGCCGGGGCCGGCTCGACTTCGACGATCTCATTACCAAGACCTGCAATCTACTGTCGCGCGAGGGTATCGGGGCGTGGGTGCGCTACAAACTCGACTATGGAATTTCACATGTGCTGGTGGATGAGGCGCAGGATACAAGTCCGCTGCAGTGGAAAATCATCGAGGCGGTAACGCAGGATTTCTTCGCCGGCGAAAGCAGCCATTCACAAACCAGGACGCTCTTTGTCGTCGGCGATGAAAAACAGTCGATCTATTCGTTTCAGGGCGCCGACATTCGGGAGTTCGACCAGCAGAAACGGCAGTTTCGCCGCCGGGTCCAATCAGCAGGCCAAAAAGCAACGCCTGAAGACAGTCTGAGCCTTTCCTACCGCTCCGTGCCGGAAGTGCTGAGCGCGGTGGACCAGGTTTTTTCCCTGCCGGAAAATGCCCGGGGATTGGGAGAAACGGCAACAACCCGCCATGTGGCCAACCGGTTTTCCCATTCCGGCGACGTCATCGTGTGGGACATGATGGTAAAGCCCAAACGCAATGAACCTGAAAGCTGGCTGGACGATCCTTCCGAACAGACGGGTGACGCGGAGCTGCGCCTTGCCGGGCGGATTGCCGACACCATTGACCGTTGGGTAATGCGTGGCGAACGCCTGCCGGGCCATGACCGGCCCATACGCTGCGGGGATGTTCTGATCCTGGTCAGAAAGCGCGACCGGTTTGTCCGCGCAATGATCCGCAAGCTGAAGGAGAAAGGCCTGCCGACCGCCGGTGCCGACCGGTTGAAACTCACCGAGCACATTTTGACAGAAGACCTGCTGGCGCTGGGCCGTTTTGCTATCAACCGGATTGATGACCTTTCTCTTGCCGGCGTTCTCAAAAGTCCGATCTTTGATTTCAGCGAGGATGAACTCTTTCAACTCGCCCATGGCCGCAAAGGCAGGCTTCTGTACGACACCCTGGCCGAGCGAGCCGCGGCCGATCCCGATTCCCGCTGGGCACCGGCGGCAAGTCAGATTGAGTGGATAATCGGGATTGCCGGTACGCTGTCCGTTTACGGGTTCTATGCCCGGCTGTGTGCCCATCTCGATCTTCGAAGACGCTATGTGGCCCGGCTCGGGCACGAGGTTGAGGAGATTCTGGACGGGTTTCTGCAAGCCGCGCTCGATCATGACGCCAATTCAGGGCTCGGCCTGCAGGCATTTATCGAAACCCTTGCCTCGGCAGAGCCTGAAATAAAACGCGAAATCGAACTGGAAAGCGATGAGGTTCGCGTCATCACCGCCCATTCCGCCAAGGGGCTTGAAAAACCAGTGGTGTTTCTGGTTGATCCCGGCGGGCCTGCCTACAGTGCCAGCCACCGGCCAAAGATCGCCTGGACGGAAGATGATGCGCCCCTTTGGATTGCCAAAAGCGAACACCGCATTGGTCTCAGCGACCGGTTCTTCACCGAAGCCGAACGCGCAGCGGAAGAAGAGTATCGCAGGCTGCTCTATGTGGGCATGACGCGGGCAGCCGACCGGTTGATTGTTTGCGGGTATACCAGCGAACGCCATCAATCAGCCGAGAACTGGCATGCCATGGTGAAACGTGGCCTGGAAGCCCCGCCGCTGGACGCCAAACTCAACGGCAGGCTTGAGGCCTTCGACGATCACGGCCATCCCGCATGGCGCTGGAAAATCGATCATGCCAGCAGCGGAAAGGCAGTGAAGCCTGAAGAAGACGCGGAAAAGGACCTTTCAGACGTGACGGCGCTGCCCGTCTGGATTGCGCCGGTCAGACAAGAACCCTCGCCACCACGCCCGCTTTCTCCCTCAGGTGTCCTTCAGGTGCTGGAAATCGGCGAGCCTTCCGCGCCAGTTGTCACCGGTGGCGGCGATGGCGCCATGGTCCGGGGCACGGTGATCCATCACCTGCTGCAGATCCTGCCGGAAATTGCACCCGACAAGCGAACCGATGCGGTTCGGCGCTATTTTGCTGCATCCCGGTTTCGCACACTTACCGGGCAACTGCCCAGGGAAATGCAGGACAAAATCGCCAGCGACATACCCGCTTTGCTGCAAAATCCGGCCATGGCGGACCTTTTTGGGCCCAACAGCCGTGCAGAAGTCGAAATCATGGGCAAGATCGTGCTTTCGGGTGCCGAACGTACGGTTCACGGCAAGATCGACCGGCTATCGGTGATGGAGGGGCAGGTAATCGTTGCTGATTACAAGAGCGGGTCTCAAATACCCGAATCACCGGACGCAGCACCGCTTGAATACCTGGCGCAAATGGCACTCTACCGGGAAATCCTGAAGCCGCTGTTTCCTGGCCGCAAGATCATCTCCCGGCTGATCTGGACTGCAGGGCCCACAATCATGGAGCTTGACGACCCATTGCTTGATCACATCCTTGAGAGACTCGCCATCGGCCGGCATCCACCGTCTTGA
- the trpA gene encoding tryptophan synthase subunit alpha: MKTRIDTRFTELKSEGRPALVTFVMAGDPDHETALEIVRALPAAGADLIEIGMPFSDPMADGPAIQAAGQRALKGGETLRKTLSLVRAFRKEDTKTPIVLMGYYNPIYIMGTEQFLKKAKSAGVDGLIVVDLPPEADDELCIPAGKTGINFIRLATPTTDAKRLPKVLNNTSGFVYYVSITGITGAAAPDPKAVAKSVAHIKAKTELPIAVGFGVRTAEQAAAIGKAADGVVVGTAIVKAVEDSLDSKGEATKKTVKAVANLVRELAQGVRSGN; encoded by the coding sequence ATGAAAACCCGCATCGATACGCGCTTTACAGAACTGAAATCGGAAGGTCGCCCTGCATTGGTAACCTTCGTCATGGCTGGTGATCCCGACCATGAAACCGCACTGGAAATCGTCAGGGCACTGCCCGCAGCCGGTGCGGACCTGATCGAGATCGGCATGCCGTTTTCCGACCCGATGGCCGACGGGCCGGCCATTCAGGCTGCCGGGCAGCGGGCGCTTAAAGGCGGCGAAACCCTGCGCAAGACACTGTCCCTCGTTCGTGCGTTCCGCAAAGAGGACACGAAAACCCCCATCGTGCTGATGGGGTATTACAATCCCATCTACATCATGGGCACCGAACAGTTCCTGAAGAAGGCCAAATCGGCAGGCGTCGACGGGTTGATCGTGGTCGATCTGCCGCCTGAGGCCGACGACGAATTGTGCATTCCTGCCGGAAAAACCGGTATCAATTTCATCCGACTTGCAACGCCCACAACCGATGCCAAGCGCCTTCCGAAGGTGCTGAACAACACGTCCGGCTTTGTCTATTATGTCTCGATTACCGGCATTACCGGCGCCGCCGCTCCCGATCCGAAGGCGGTGGCGAAGTCCGTTGCCCACATCAAGGCAAAGACCGAACTGCCGATTGCCGTCGGCTTTGGGGTAAGGACCGCAGAGCAGGCCGCCGCGATTGGCAAGGCCGCAGATGGTGTCGTTGTTGGCACGGCGATCGTAAAAGCGGTGGAAGACAGCCTTGATAGCAAGGGTGAAGCTACGAAAAAGACCGTCAAAGCGGTCGCCAATCTGGTCAGGGAACTTGCACAAGGTGTGCGTTCGGGAAACTAG
- the trpB gene encoding tryptophan synthase subunit beta gives MNKQARPNSFRTGPNEAGHFGIFGGRYVAETLMPLILQLEEAYKTAKEDPEFAAELAYLNKHYTGRPSPLYFAERLTRHLGGAKVYFKRDELNHTGSHKINNCLGQILLAKRMGKTRIIAETGAGQHGVASATVAARFGYPCVVYMGKTDVERQSPNVFRMKLLGAEIVPVTAGAGTLKDAMNEALRDWVTNVKDTYYLIGTAAGPHPYPELVRDFQSVIGNEVRGQLMEAEGRGPDMLVAAVGGGSNAIGLFHPFLDDKDVRIVGVEAGGHGLKGKEHCASLTAGRPGVLHGNRTYLLQDKDGQIFEGHSISAGLDYPGIGPEHSWLKETGRVEYVPIMDDEALEAFQLLCRLEGIIPALEPSHALAEVVKRAPKMKKDQIIVMNLCGRGDKDVFTVGQHLGVDL, from the coding sequence GTGAACAAGCAAGCCCGGCCGAATTCCTTCCGTACAGGCCCCAACGAAGCGGGCCATTTCGGCATTTTCGGTGGCCGCTATGTCGCCGAAACGCTCATGCCGCTCATTCTGCAGCTTGAGGAAGCCTACAAGACTGCCAAGGAAGATCCTGAATTTGCTGCCGAGCTTGCCTATCTCAACAAGCACTATACGGGCCGCCCTTCACCGCTCTATTTTGCCGAGCGGCTGACCCGGCATCTTGGCGGTGCAAAAGTCTATTTCAAGCGCGACGAACTCAACCATACCGGTTCCCACAAGATCAACAATTGCCTCGGCCAGATCCTGCTTGCCAAGCGGATGGGCAAGACCCGTATCATCGCAGAAACCGGCGCAGGCCAACATGGTGTGGCATCGGCCACCGTTGCCGCCCGGTTCGGTTATCCGTGTGTCGTTTACATGGGCAAGACCGATGTGGAGCGCCAGTCGCCCAATGTCTTCCGCATGAAGCTGCTCGGCGCCGAGATCGTTCCGGTGACCGCTGGCGCCGGAACGCTGAAGGACGCAATGAACGAAGCCCTGCGTGACTGGGTCACCAATGTAAAGGACACCTATTACCTGATTGGCACTGCAGCAGGCCCTCATCCCTATCCCGAACTGGTGCGCGATTTTCAGTCGGTAATCGGCAACGAGGTCAGAGGCCAGCTGATGGAAGCCGAAGGCCGGGGACCGGACATGCTGGTCGCAGCAGTTGGTGGCGGCTCCAATGCCATTGGGCTGTTCCACCCCTTCCTGGACGACAAGGACGTGAGGATTGTCGGGGTTGAAGCTGGCGGGCATGGCTTGAAGGGCAAGGAGCATTGCGCTTCGCTCACCGCCGGCCGGCCGGGCGTACTGCACGGCAACCGGACCTATCTTCTGCAGGACAAGGACGGACAGATTTTCGAGGGGCATTCGATCTCGGCCGGTCTCGACTATCCGGGCATTGGTCCCGAGCACTCCTGGCTGAAGGAAACGGGCCGGGTCGAATATGTTCCGATCATGGATGATGAAGCGCTGGAAGCCTTCCAGTTGTTGTGCCGTCTGGAAGGCATCATTCCCGCGCTGGAGCCGTCCCATGCGCTTGCAGAAGTCGTCAAACGCGCCCCGAAGATGAAGAAGGATCAGATCATCGTCATGAACCTCTGCGGCCGTGGCGACAAGGATGTTTTCACCGTGGGCCAGCATCTGGGCGTCGACCTCTGA